In Chelonoidis abingdonii isolate Lonesome George chromosome 15, CheloAbing_2.0, whole genome shotgun sequence, the following are encoded in one genomic region:
- the BMS1 gene encoding ribosome biogenesis protein BMS1 homolog has protein sequence MEEKDRKKHRKKHSGPKADKKRKRHLNDLGLGDDEDARKRNPKAFAVQSAVRMARTFHRTQDLKTKKHHIPVVDRTPLEPPPVVVVVVGPPKVGKSTLIKCLIRNFTRQKLIEIRGPVTIVSGKRRRLTIIECGCDINTMIDLAKIADLVLMLIDASFGFEMETFEFLNICQVHGFPKIMGVLTHLDSFKNNKQLKKTKKRLKHRFWTEVYPGAKLFYLSGMVHGEYQKQEIHNLGRFISVMKFRPLTWQTSHPYVLADRMEDLTNPEDVRVNPKCDRKVSIYGYLRGAYLKNQSQIHMPGVGDFTVSDVSFLPDPCALPEQQKKRSLNEKDKLIYAPLSGVGGVVYDKDAVYIDLGGSHAHQDEEEEVRPNRELVQSLISTHSTIDVKMASSKVSLFMDSKPLGSEDVENQEFVMPKEEKQIDLKTGRVRRKAVFEEENDNGASGEEEGQDEEMSEDEMDGSEDGDGDDEGESDKEVPGQDLGLRSAKRVKREETTEEAGMELPAFADSDDDLEMSSGEEGETDLDESKEEVEDHGDEEESDEKESSDSDSESSSRQISKLTPCELGREDKEQRENHNLDHRLGKKVVPTTDSGNCTAEEASDSEAEGSSLEEEEEEGLNDDSEAEESDRKGIQSAPEKNVDGVEWAESKVVEDEDGGDDIENLLKEEEEYGEENDLSADTAGALKWKEDLTQKAAEAFLRQHQSAPNLRKLVYGTVAEDADEEDDAHEELGGLFHVSRPDKESKQKANALDCSKFPVETPQDWDLDEVMNSIRDCFVTGKWEADKDAAKLLKEDEELYGDFEDLETGAVHKGKPAAEGDEAGSEGEEEDKEGKEPKAEEEKNKRMDKKRKLKAMFDAEYDEGDATYFDDLKEEMQKQAQLNRAEFEDQDDESRVQYEGFRPGMYVRIEIENIPCEFVLNFDPHYPIILGGLGNSEGNVGYVQLRLKKHRWYKKILKTRDPIIFSLGWRRFQTIPMYYIEDHNGRHRLLKYSPQHMHCGATFWGPITPQGTGFLAIQSVSGTTPDFRIAATGVVLDLDKSITVVKKLKLTGFPFKIYKNTSFIKGMFNSPLEVAKFEGAAIRTVSGIRGQIKKALRKPEGAFRATFEDKLLMSDIVFMRTWYPVSIPAFYNPVTSLLKPAGEKDTWTGMKTTGQLRHELGIRLKQNKDSLYKPIVREKKHFNKLHIPKALQKALPFKNKPKNHEKKAKPTKDQWRPAVIREPHEKKISALLTALGTVHSYKIKKAKLNHRQHLKDYLKRKHKEEEEKFKRQKEAKKKLFRIMGQKEKKRQKSSLKGSREREK, from the exons atggaggaaaAGGACAGGAAGAAGCACCGTAAGAAGCACAGCGGGCCAAAGGCTGACAAAAAAAGGAAACGTCATCTGAATGATCTAGGACTTGGAGATGATGAAGATGCTCGGAAGAGAAACCCAAAGGCCTTTGCGGTCCAGTCTGCTGTGCGGATGGCCAGAACCTTCCACAG GACTCAGGATTTGAAGACGAAAAAACATCATATTCCGGTAGTTGATCGAACTCCTTTAGAGCCTCCTCCTGTGGTGGTGGTCGTAGTTGGCCCTCCAAAAGTTGGGAAGAGCACTTTAATAAAATGTCTGATTAGGAACTTCACGAGGCAAAAACTGATTGAAATACGAGGTCCTGTAACGATTGTATCag GTAAAAGGCGTAGGCTAACCATTATTGAATGTGGATGTGACATAAACACAATGATTGATCTGGCTAAAATTGCAGATTTG GTTCTTATGCTTATTGATGCCAGCTTTGGATTTGAGATGGAAACATTTGAGTTCTTGAACATCTGCCAAGTACATGGCTTTCCCAAAATCATGGGTGTCCTTACCCACCTGGATAGTTTCAAGAACAACAAACAGTTAAAGAAGACCAAAAAGAGATTAAAACACAGATTCTGGACAGAAGTGTATCCG GGTGCCAAACTGTTTTATCTCTCTGGGATGGTACACGGAGAGTACCAAAAGCAGGAAATTCATAATCTGGGACGCTTTATCTCTGTTATGAAATTCCGTCCACTTACATGGCAGACATCTCACCCATACGTCCTAGCAGACAG AATGGAAGACTTGACAAACCCAGAAGATGTTCGAGTCAATCCAAAGTGTGACAGAAAGGTGTCAATTTATGGCTACTTAAGAGGGGCATATCTAAAAAACCAAAGCCAAATTCACATGCCAG GTGTAGGGGACTTTACTGTGAGTGATGTGAGTTTCCTGCCAGACCCCTGTGCACTTCCTGAACAGCAGAAGAAGCGTTCCTTAAATGAAAAAGATAAACTTATTTATGCCCCACTGTCAGGAGTTGGAGGTGTAGTGTATGACAAAGATGCTGTTTATATTGACCTTGGTGGAAGTCATGCTCATCAAGATGAAGAG GAAGAAGTGAGACCAAATCGTGAACTAGTCCAGAGCCTCATCTCCACACATTCCACCATCGATGTTAAGATGGCTTCAAGCAAAGTGTCTCTTTTCATGGACTCCAAACCATTAGGTTCAGAAGATGTGGAAAACCAAGA ATTTGTGATGccaaaagaagagaaacaaattGATTTGAAGACTGGGAGAGTACGTCGGAAGGCAGTGTTTGAAGAAGAAAATGATAATGGAGCAAGTGGTGAAGAAGAGGGTCAAGACGAAGAAATGTCTGAGGACGAGATGGATGGAAGTGAAGATGGGGATGGTGATGATGAGGGAGAAAGTGacaaagaggtgccagggcaAGACCTAGGTCTCAGGAGTGCCAAGCGGGTGAAAAGAGAGGAGACTACAGAAGAAGCTGGCATGGAACTGCCAGCATTTGCTGATAGTGATGATGATCTTGAGATGAGttcaggggaagaaggggaaactGACCTCGATGAAAGCAAGGAAGAGGTAGAAGACCATGGAGATGAAGAAGAGAGTGACGAAAAGGAAAGTTCAGACAGTGATTCTGAATCTTCGAGCAGACAAATAAGTAAACTCACACCCTGTGAATTAGGCAGGGAAGATAAAGAACAAAGAGAGAATCATAACCTAGATCACCGCTTGGGTAAAAAAGTGGTTCCCACTACAGATTCTGGAAACTGCACAGCTGAAGAGGCATCTGACTCTGAGGCTGAAGGCTCCTccctggaagaggaggaagaggaaggattaAATGATGACTCAGAAGCTGAAGAGTCAGATAGGAAAGGGATTCAGAGTGCTCCAGAGAAGAATGTAGATGGTGTTGAATGGGCTGAATCGAAGGTTGTAGAAGATGAGGATGGTGGTGATGATATTGAAAATCTactgaaagaggaagaggagtaTGGAGAAGAAAATGACCTttctgcagacacagcag GTGCACTTAAGTGGAAGGAAGACCTTACCCAAAAGGCAGCCGAGGCTTTTCTGAGACAACACCAGTCGGCTCCCAACCTTCGCAAACTTGTTTATGGAACAG TGGCTGAGGATGCTGATGAAGAAGATGATGCTCATGAAGAGCTTGGAGGGCTGTTCCACGTCAGCCGTCCTGACAAAGAATCCAAACAAAAGGCTAATGCCCTTGACTGCTCCAAATTTCCTGTGGAAACCCCCCAGGATTGGGATTTAGATGAG GTTATGAACAGTATTCGAGACTGCTTTGTAACAGGGAAATGGGAAGCAGATAAAGATGCAGCAAAACTGCTGAAGGAAGATG AAGAACTGTATGGTGATTTTGAAGACCTTGAAACAGGGGCTGTGCACAAAGGAAAACCAGCAGCAGAAGGAGATGAG GCTGGAAgtgaaggagaggaagaggataaAGAAGGAAAAGAACCCAAAGCAGAAGAGGAGAAGAACAAGCGCATGGACAAGAAACGCAAATTGAAGGCGATGTTTGATGCTGAATATGATGAAGGGGATGCCACATACTTCGATGATCTCAAAGAGGAAATGCAGAAACAAGCTCAG CTTAATCGGGCTGAATTTGAAGACCAGGATGACGAATCCAGAGTTCAGTACGAGGGCTTCCGCCCTGGGATGTATGTTCGAATAGAGATTGAGAATATCCCATGTGAATTTGTGCTTAATTTTGACCCTCACTATCCAATCATCCTGGGCGGTTTAGgcaacagtgaaggaaatgtgggATATGTACAG TTACGTCTGAAGAAACATCGTTGGTATAAGAAGATACTTAAAACACGGGACCCTATAATCTTCTCCTTGGGGTGGAGGCGATTTCAGACTATCCCTATGTACTACATTGAAGATCATAACGGGCGTCATAGGCTTCTTAAGTATTCACCACAACATATGCATTGTGGAGCAACGTTTTGGG GTCCCATCACTCCCCAAGGGACAGGATTTTTGGCAATTCAGTCAGTCAGTGGCACAACG CCTGATTTCCGGATAGCTGCCACAGGAGTTGTGCTTGATTTAGATAAATCCATAACAGTCGTGAAGAAATTAAAGCTGACTGGTTTCCCGtttaaaatttacaaaaacaCATCATTTATTAAG GGAATGTTCAATTCTCCATTGGAAGTGGCTAAATTTGAAGGGGCGGCCATACGCACTGTGAGTGGTATTCGAGGACAGATCAAAAAGGCTCTTAGAAAACCCGAAGGAGCGTTCAGGGCAACATTCGAAGACAAGCTGCTGATGAGTG ATATTGTCTTTATGCGGACTTGGTATCCTGTTTCCATCCCAGCCTTCTATAACCCAGTAACATCCTTGCTGAAGCCAGCAGGTGAGAAAGATACTTGGACAGGAATGAAGACAACTGGCCAACTGAGGCACGAACTGGGCAtcagactgaagcaaaacaaagaTTCTCTCTATAAG ccAATAGTGAGGGAGAAGAAGCATTTCAATAAGCTCCACATTCCTAAAGCGCTTCAGAAGGCACTGCCATTTAAGAACAAGCCTAAGAATCATGAGAAGAAAGCTAAGCCTACAAAGGACCAGTGGAGACCAGCAGTTATCAGGGAGCC